A region from the Camelus ferus isolate YT-003-E chromosome 1, BCGSAC_Cfer_1.0, whole genome shotgun sequence genome encodes:
- the ADAMTS1 gene encoding A disintegrin and metalloproteinase with thrombospondin motifs 1: MQRAVPAGFRRRTAGGDMGNKARWSRGWQPTPPLLLLAAAAALFVVPGALGRPAEEDEELVLPALHLDPGHMTTHLRLDAFGRQLHLELQPDRAFLAPSFTLQTVGRRPGPNASRSDPAGDLAHCFYSGTVNGDPSSAAALSLCEGVRGAFYLQGEEYFIQPAPAAATVRLAPAASGEEPPTRPQFHLLRRRRRGGGGAKCGVLDDETQLARGAGSEGEDAAAQWPPRDRAPQRAGQPTGTGSLRKKRFVSSPRYVETMLVADQSMAEFHGSGLKHYLLTLFSVAARLYKHPSIRNSVSLVVVKILVIYEEQKGPEVTSNAALTLRNFCNWQKQHNPPSDRDAEHYDTAILFTRQDLCGAQTCDTLGMADVGTVCDPSRSCSVIEDDGLQAAFTTAHELGHVFNMPHDDAKQCASINGVNRDSHMMASMLSNLDRSQPWSPCSASMITSFLDNGHGECLMDKPQSPIQLPSDLPGTLYDANRQCQFTFGEESKHCPDAASTCTTLWCTGTSGGLLVCQTKHFPWADGTNCGEGRWCVNGKCVNKTDKKHFDTPVHGSWGPWGPWGDCSRTCGGGVQYTMRECDNPVPKNGGKYCEGKRVRYRSCNIEDCPENNGKTFREEQCEVHNEFSKASFGSGPAVEWTPKYAGVSPKDRCKLICQAKGIGYFFVLQPKVVDGTPCSPDSTSVCVQGQCVKAGCDRIIDSKKKFDKCGICGGNGSTCKKISGSVTSARPGYHDIITIPTGATNIEVKQRNQRGSRNNGSFLAIKAADGTYILNGDFTLSTLEQDITYKGSVLRYSGSSAALERIRSFSPLKEPLTIQVLTVGNALRPKIKYTYFVKKKKESFNAIPTFSEWVIEEWGECSKSCGLGVQRRLVECRDINGQPASECAKEVKPASTRPCADLPCPHWQLGEWSPCSKTCGKGYKKRTLQCLSHDGGVLAHESCDPLKKPKHYIDFCTMAECS, encoded by the exons ATGCAGCGAGCGGTCCCTGCAGGGTTCCGAAGGCGCACGGCAGGAGGCGACATGGGGAACAAGGCGCGGTGGTCTCGGGGCTGGCAGCCTACGCCCCCGCTGCTACTGCTCGCCGCGGCCGCAGCTCTCTTCGTGGTGCCCGGCGCGCTCGGGCGCCCCGCGGAGGAGGACGAGGAGCTGGTGCTGCCGGCCCTGCATCTCGACCCAGGACACATGACCACGCACCTCCGCCTGGACGCTTTCGGCCGGCAACTGCACCTGGAGCTGCAGCCCGACCGCGCCTTCCTGGCTCCCAGCTTCACGCTCCAGACCGTGGGGCGCAGACCCGGGCCCAACGCGTCGCGCTCTGATCCCGCCGGCGACCTGGCGCACTGCTTCTATTCTGGCACGGTCAACGGCGACCCCAGCTCCGCCGCTGCTCTCAGCCTCTGCGAGGGCGTGCGCGGCGCCTTCTACCTGCAGGGCGAAGAGTACTTCATCcagcccgcgcccgccgccgccacAGTGCGCCTCGCCCCTGCCGCCTCTGGGGAGGAGCCGCCCACGCGGCCCCAGTTCCATCTCCTGCGGCGCAGGCGACGGGGCGGCGGCGGTGCCAAGTGCGGGGTCCTGGACGACGAGACCCAGCTCGCGAGGGGCGCCGGGTCGGAGGGCGAGGACGCCGCGGCTCAGTGGCCGCCGAGGGATCGGGCGCCACAGCGCGCGGGACAGCCAACAG GAACTGGAAGCCTAAGAAAGAAGCGATTTGTGTCCAGCCCCCGCTATGTGGAGACGATGCTTGTGGCCGACCAGTCCATGGCAGAGTTCCACGGCAGCGGTTTAAAGCACTACCTTCTCACCTTGTTCTCGGTGGCGGCCCGGTTATACAAACACCCCAGCATTCGGAATTCAGTTAGCCTGGTGGTGGTGAAAATCTTGGTCATTTATGAGGAACAGAAGGGGCCAGAAGTGACTTCCAACGCTGCTCTCACACTGCGGAACTTCTGCAACTGGCAGAAGCAGCACAACCCGCCCAGTGACCGGGATGCAGAGCACTATGACACAGCGATTCTTTTCACCAGACAG GACCTGTGTGGGGCCCAGACATGTGATACTCTTGGGATGGCAGATGTTGGAACCGTGTGTGATCCTAGCAGAAGCTGCTCGGTCATAGAAGATGATGGCTTACAAGCTGCCTTCACCACAGCCCATGAATTAG GCCATGTGTTCAACATGCCACATGATGATGCGAAGCAGTGTGCCAGCATTAATGGTGTCAACCGGGATTCCCACATGATGGCATCAATGCTTTCCAACTTGGACCGCAGCCAGCCCTGGTCTCCCTGCAGCGCCTCCATGATTACATCATTTCTGGATAATGGTCATG gagaatgtttgaTGGACAAGCCCCAGAGCCCCATACAACTCCCCTCAGACCTCCCCGGGACCTTGTATGATGCCAATCGGCAGTGCCAGTTTACATTTGGGGAAGAGTCCAAACATTGCCCGGATGCAGCCAGCACGTGCACGACCCTCTGGTGCACCGGCACCTCTGGTGGATTGCTGGTGTGCCAAACCAAACACTTCCCATGGGCTGACGGCACCAACTGTGGAGAGGGGAGATGGTGTGTCAATGGCAAGTGTGTGAACAAAACGGACAAGAAGCATTTCGAT ACTCCTGTTCACGGAAGCTGGGGACCATGGGGACCCTGGGGAGACTGTTCCAGAACGTGTGGGGGAGGAGTTCAGTATACAATGAGGGAATGCGACAATCCAGTCCCGAAGAATGGAGGGAAGTACTGTGAGGGCAAGCGTGTGCGCTACAGGTCCTGCAACATTGAGGACTGTCCAGAGAATAACG GAAAAACCTTTAGAGAGGAACAGTGTGAGGTGCATAATGAGTTCTCCAAAGCTTCCTTTGGGAGCGGGCCTGCGGTGGAGTGGACGCCCAAGTACGCTGGGGTCTCACCAAAGGACAGGTGCAAGCTTATCTGTCAAGCCAAAGGCATTGGCTACTTCTTCGTTTTGCAGCCCAAG GTGGTCGATGGTACCCCGTGTAGCCCAGATTCCACCTCTGTCTGCGTGCAAGGGCAGTGTGTAAAAGCTGGTTGCGATCGCATCATAGACTCCAAAAAGAAGTTCGATAAATGTGGTATTTGTGGAGGAAATGGATCTACATGCAAGAAGATATCCGGATCAGTTACTAGTGCAAG ACCTGGCTATCATGATATCATCACAATTCCAACGGGAGCCACAAACATTGAGGTGAAACAACGGAACCAGAGGGGCTCCAGAAATAATGGAAGCTTCCTTGCCATCAAAGCTGCCGATGGCACGTATATCCTGAATGGTGACTTCACTTTGTCCACTTTAGAGCAAGACATCACATACAAAGGTAGCGTCTTGAGGTACAGCGGCTCCTCGGCAGCGCTGGAAAGAATTCGAAGCTTTAGCCCGCTCAAGGAGCCCTTAACCATCCAAGTCCTGACAGTGGGCAATGCCCTCCGACCTAAAATTAAATACACCTATTTcgtgaagaagaagaaggaatctTTCAATGCCATCCCTACCTTCTCCGAATGGGTCATTGAGGAGTGGGGGGAGTGTTCCAAGTCATGTGGACTGGGTGTGCAGAGAAGGCTGGTGGAGTGCCGAGACATCAATGGGCAGCCGGCTTCCGAGTGTGCAAAGGAAGTGAAGCCAGCCAGCACCAGGCCTTGTGCggacctgccctgcccccactggCAGCTGGGGGAGTGGTCACCATGTTCCAAGACATGTGGGAAGGGTTACAAAAAGAGAACCTTGCAGTGTCTGTCCCATGATGGGGGGGTGCTGGCTCATGAGAGCTGCGATCCTTTAAAGAAACCTAAACATTACATAGACTTTTGCACGATGGCAGAATGCAGTTAA